Genomic segment of Ewingella sp. CoE-038-23:
CATGCTGCTCTCAGAGGCGGCAATTGGCGTCTGGCTGCACAGCGAACAGCTGCAAACCCACTGGATCATGCTGCTGTCGCCCCTGCTCAGCTTAATCCCCGCCGCGCTGGTGCAGCATCTGTGGCGGCGCTTTACCCTCTATTGGCAGCGGCTGTTGCTGCTACTCGGGGCAGTGGCGGGCAATAGCCTGTTGCAGATGGCGGTGCCGGGTTTATGGCTGAGCGCGACGCTGAGCCAAACCCTGCTGGCCTCCTTCACCGGCGGGATTTTGCTGACGCCTTTTATCTATCTGATTTACGAATATCTTAAACAGCAGCATCTGCAAAACCTGCTGGCGCAGGAGATCCCCGACCCGCCGCTGCGCACCTCGCTGCTGATTTGGTGCTCGTTGTTCTTCGCCCTCGCCGTTTGCCTGCAAATGAGTCTGGCCCCGGAGGTCGAGCGGCTGCTGATCATTTTGGTGTTTCTGCCCAACGTGGTGATGGCCTACGCCTTCGGCTGGCAGGGGGGCGTGCTGGCGGCGGTGCTTGGCAGCCTGATGATCACCGTCACCCGGCAGATGAGCGGCGCGTTTCACGATTTGCTCGAGCTGGAGCTGTTCCTCTCCACCCAGGCGCTGCTCGGCATTGGCTTGGGAATAGCCATCAGCCGCCAGCAGCAGCTGGCGTCGCATCTTAATCGCTACCGTTTGCAGCTAGAACAGGAGCTGGACACCCGCCGCCAGCTCACCGAGCGGCTGGTGCATACCGAAGAGGCGGTGCGCAAAGAGATTGCCCGCGAACTGCATGATGAGATCGGCCAGAACATCACTGCCATTCAGATTCAGGCCATGCTGGTGGACAGGAGCCCGCACGGCCCGGCCACCCACAGCGCGGCGAAGCAGATTGGCGAGCTGTCGCAGCGCATTCACCACACCACCCGCCAGCTGCTGCGCCAGCTGCGCCCGCCGGTGCTAGACGAGATGTCGCTGGATAAAGCCCTGCATCATCTGGCCAACGAGTTCGCCTTCTCCGAACAGGGTATCGACTTTCACCTCGACTATCGGCTGCCGGAGCTGCCTCGCGACGAAACCCTAACCTTCACGCTCTATCGGCTGGTGCAGGAGCTGCTCAACAACATCAGCAAACACGCCGAGGCCACGCAGGTGCGCATCTGCCTGACCGAGCAGCACCCAATGCTGGTGCTGGAAGTCAGCGACAACGGCAAGGGCTTTGCTCATCCCGTCAAAGAAGGG
This window contains:
- a CDS encoding MASE1 domain-containing sensor histidine kinase, yielding MRKLGLTLFLAIFYSLCWLALWSISFYLTQNGQQAMLLLPQGLRLALMTLLSRRYWPAMLLSEAAIGVWLHSEQLQTHWIMLLSPLLSLIPAALVQHLWRRFTLYWQRLLLLLGAVAGNSLLQMAVPGLWLSATLSQTLLASFTGGILLTPFIYLIYEYLKQQHLQNLLAQEIPDPPLRTSLLIWCSLFFALAVCLQMSLAPEVERLLIILVFLPNVVMAYAFGWQGGVLAAVLGSLMITVTRQMSGAFHDLLELELFLSTQALLGIGLGIAISRQQQLASHLNRYRLQLEQELDTRRQLTERLVHTEEAVRKEIARELHDEIGQNITAIQIQAMLVDRSPHGPATHSAAKQIGELSQRIHHTTRQLLRQLRPPVLDEMSLDKALHHLANEFAFSEQGIDFHLDYRLPELPRDETLTFTLYRLVQELLNNISKHAEATQVRICLTEQHPMLVLEVSDNGKGFAHPVKEGFGLRGIEERVRALGGEWLLEQRNGTHIIVKLPTDLQRTPP